One genomic segment of Aquipluma nitroreducens includes these proteins:
- a CDS encoding Gfo/Idh/MocA family oxidoreductase, with product MTKQNEASRRLFLKQAAAISSMMVFPTILTKAMSGTYSPAVGLAGANERVNLACVGIGNQGGSDVFSLYNTGFCNVVAVCDTDMGAPQTQKVLEKFPDVPRFQDFRKMFDKMANQIDAVLVGVPDHSHFAIAMLAMSLGKAVYVEKPMGRTFNEVQLMMNAAKKYNVVTQMGNQGHSEANYFQFKAWTEAGIIKDVTAITAHMNSARRWHGWDPKITKFPAAEPIPATLDWDTWHSDVKMHDYNHDFINGQWRCWYDFGMGALGDWGAHIIDTAHQFLNLGLPYEVDPVKLEGHNAFFFPMSSTLSFKFPKRDNMPPVEIMWYDGVNNIPSVPEGFGTTELDPNIPPTSVGKVQPAKLNPGKEIYSKDLTFKGGSHGSTLSIIPAEKMKEMESKLPEVPVSPSNHYANFLKAVKGEEKTRSPFEIAGPLSQVFNLGVLAQQLNTKIVFDRETKQITNNKLANQMLVGAPPRKGWEQFYKL from the coding sequence ATGACAAAACAAAATGAAGCTTCGAGGCGGTTGTTCCTGAAACAGGCAGCTGCAATCTCATCGATGATGGTATTTCCAACAATTCTTACGAAAGCAATGTCAGGCACATATTCTCCTGCGGTGGGATTGGCTGGCGCTAATGAGCGTGTTAACCTGGCTTGTGTTGGTATTGGAAACCAGGGCGGTTCTGATGTATTTTCCTTATACAATACCGGATTCTGTAATGTAGTAGCTGTTTGCGACACCGACATGGGAGCTCCACAGACACAGAAGGTACTCGAAAAATTTCCGGATGTTCCACGTTTCCAGGACTTCCGAAAGATGTTCGATAAAATGGCTAATCAAATTGATGCCGTTTTGGTAGGTGTTCCCGATCATTCCCATTTCGCAATTGCCATGTTGGCCATGTCTCTGGGTAAAGCTGTTTATGTTGAGAAACCAATGGGACGAACTTTTAACGAGGTTCAACTTATGATGAATGCCGCAAAGAAATATAACGTGGTAACTCAAATGGGTAATCAGGGACATTCCGAAGCCAATTACTTCCAGTTTAAAGCCTGGACCGAAGCCGGAATTATTAAAGATGTAACTGCGATTACTGCGCATATGAATTCGGCTCGTCGCTGGCACGGTTGGGATCCAAAAATCACAAAATTCCCTGCCGCAGAGCCAATTCCCGCTACATTGGACTGGGATACCTGGCATTCGGATGTGAAAATGCACGATTATAACCACGATTTCATCAACGGACAGTGGCGTTGCTGGTACGACTTCGGAATGGGAGCATTGGGCGACTGGGGTGCGCACATCATCGATACCGCTCACCAATTCCTGAATTTGGGACTGCCTTACGAAGTTGATCCGGTAAAATTAGAAGGGCACAATGCGTTCTTCTTCCCGATGTCGTCAACGTTATCATTTAAATTTCCGAAGCGCGACAATATGCCACCGGTTGAAATCATGTGGTACGATGGCGTAAATAATATTCCATCTGTTCCTGAAGGTTTCGGTACTACTGAGCTTGATCCTAACATTCCTCCAACCAGCGTTGGGAAAGTTCAACCAGCGAAACTGAATCCGGGAAAAGAAATTTACAGTAAAGACCTTACGTTTAAGGGAGGATCGCATGGAAGCACTTTGTCGATCATCCCGGCTGAAAAGATGAAGGAAATGGAATCAAAATTACCTGAAGTGCCGGTAAGTCCGTCGAACCATTATGCCAATTTTCTGAAGGCTGTTAAAGGTGAGGAAAAGACACGTTCGCCATTCGAAATTGCTGGTCCTTTGAGTCAGGTTTTCAATCTGGGAGTTTTAGCTCAGCAACTGAACACTAAGATTGTTTTCGACCGTGAGACCAAACAAATCACCAACAATAAACTGGCTAATCAGATGCTGGTTGGGGCTCCGCCTCGCAAAGGCTGGGAGCAGTTTTATAAACTGTAG
- a CDS encoding UPF0158 family protein yields the protein MKTQEILDEILRILSSIKEDQGKLQEILTFLENEFYEPEEIPENELLEKYQKAIKKIVESMDSGLVCFLNLDTAETEDFPHELLEDPEEFEAMTGESFEGLNFEHNNWENWVSFEPLASFESFEIMKEFTDSLEDKWIKEKLINALNHRKPFANFKTIIENSEYRQNWFDFKKQFMENHVKEMLILELKSKDSDIIHEEINGFYDDDGNKVDPDTVPIPSLCVICKSHQVDDWEENLLCLMNRFDQKDDTDFKCGAFEKI from the coding sequence ATGAAAACTCAAGAGATATTGGACGAAATTCTCCGAATCCTTTCCTCAATTAAAGAGGATCAGGGTAAACTTCAGGAAATACTTACATTTCTGGAAAATGAATTTTATGAACCTGAGGAAATACCTGAAAATGAGCTATTAGAAAAGTACCAGAAAGCAATTAAAAAAATTGTTGAAAGTATGGATTCGGGTTTAGTTTGTTTCCTGAATTTAGACACCGCCGAAACCGAAGATTTTCCACATGAGCTGTTGGAAGATCCGGAAGAATTTGAAGCAATGACAGGCGAGTCGTTTGAAGGCTTAAATTTCGAGCATAACAACTGGGAAAATTGGGTCAGTTTTGAACCTTTGGCTTCATTCGAATCTTTTGAAATAATGAAAGAATTTACTGATTCATTAGAGGATAAATGGATAAAAGAAAAATTAATAAATGCCTTAAACCACAGGAAACCGTTTGCAAATTTCAAAACCATCATCGAAAATTCAGAATACCGCCAGAACTGGTTTGATTTCAAAAAACAATTCATGGAAAACCATGTAAAAGAGATGCTGATATTGGAACTCAAGAGCAAAGATTCTGATATCATCCATGAAGAGATAAACGGTTTTTATGACGACGACGGTAATAAAGTCGATCCGGATACAGTGCCAATTCCGAGTCTTTGTGTCATTTGTAAAAGCCATCAGGTTGATGATTGGGAAGAAAACCTGCTGTGCCTCATGAACCGTTTTGATCAAAAAGATGACACGGACTTCAAATGTGGAGCGTTCGAGAAAATATAA
- a CDS encoding SWIM zinc finger family protein produces the protein MINVKEFKKTVDPTIWSRGKNYFKEGAVADLQDNGNGNWSATVSGNDDYEVTVDIKFDHVQEWDCDCPYDGDVCKHVVATVLNIEEEEMKAPTIGRKNGKATKMSFPQLVDSVPIEGLRQFIKNYASESSNFKRMFQVYFAEKDPTAGKESYSKLIAQSLKSSVGRYGFIDYYHAPKAFKIVFSLIDKAHEFLNHKNYFDPLQIALAVIDQVSEVVDDIDDSDGMVADAFDGAFDLISSLTGNKDVPMPLKDQMLDLLKSEYAKPKYQHYGDDMILDSMTDLAELTGRMNELFPVIDLKIKSTRSDYELSSLLQKKLQLLKASGRIVEMVQLINENLTIPEFRQMKVDEFLEQKRFDEAIQTIKEGIQISEKLMHHGTTMNWKNVLLKIYSDTHQQQKYLSLLRELFYDSRHEKKYYLLLKQTIEPEKWHIERDAIISGLKKERIFDEFLYELYVMEEMWDELIALMKQRFRYSLLRHYHEFLFPRFPEDMLKMYSVSCQKFAEESNSRSNYKELATMLKQVQKIEGGKPIVTKLLSLFRDTYKRRPAMMEELASLK, from the coding sequence ATGATTAATGTTAAAGAATTTAAAAAGACGGTAGATCCGACCATTTGGAGCCGTGGAAAAAATTATTTCAAAGAAGGTGCAGTTGCTGACCTTCAAGATAATGGCAATGGGAATTGGAGTGCTACCGTATCAGGAAACGACGATTATGAAGTGACGGTTGATATTAAATTTGATCACGTTCAGGAGTGGGATTGTGATTGCCCATACGACGGTGACGTTTGCAAACATGTTGTTGCGACAGTGTTGAACATCGAAGAAGAAGAAATGAAGGCTCCGACCATAGGCCGGAAAAATGGGAAGGCTACCAAAATGAGTTTCCCTCAGTTGGTTGATTCAGTTCCAATTGAGGGACTCCGACAATTTATTAAGAATTATGCCTCTGAAAGTTCGAATTTCAAGCGAATGTTCCAAGTTTATTTTGCCGAAAAAGACCCAACGGCAGGCAAAGAAAGCTACTCAAAACTAATCGCCCAAAGTTTAAAATCATCTGTCGGCAGATATGGCTTTATCGATTATTATCATGCCCCAAAAGCTTTCAAAATTGTTTTTAGCCTGATTGACAAAGCGCATGAATTTCTAAACCACAAAAACTATTTCGACCCATTACAAATTGCCTTGGCCGTGATTGATCAGGTGAGTGAAGTTGTAGACGATATAGACGATTCGGACGGAATGGTTGCAGATGCGTTCGATGGCGCTTTTGATCTGATCAGCAGTCTTACCGGAAACAAGGATGTTCCGATGCCATTGAAAGACCAAATGCTGGATTTGCTGAAATCCGAATATGCCAAACCAAAATATCAGCATTATGGCGACGACATGATACTAGATTCCATGACTGATTTGGCCGAGTTAACAGGCCGTATGAATGAATTATTTCCGGTAATCGATCTGAAAATAAAAAGTACAAGATCAGATTATGAACTTTCCAGTTTGCTACAGAAAAAACTTCAGCTTCTGAAGGCTTCAGGAAGGATCGTTGAAATGGTGCAATTAATCAACGAAAACCTCACCATACCAGAATTCAGGCAAATGAAAGTGGATGAATTTCTGGAACAAAAACGATTTGACGAAGCAATCCAAACAATCAAGGAAGGCATTCAGATTTCAGAGAAACTGATGCACCATGGTACAACCATGAACTGGAAAAATGTGCTTCTGAAAATTTATTCTGATACACATCAACAACAAAAGTATCTTTCGCTTTTGCGCGAATTGTTTTATGATTCAAGGCATGAAAAGAAATATTATTTACTTCTGAAACAAACCATTGAGCCAGAAAAATGGCATATCGAAAGGGATGCAATCATTTCAGGGCTGAAAAAAGAACGAATATTTGATGAATTCCTTTATGAATTGTACGTGATGGAAGAAATGTGGGACGAACTAATAGCTTTGATGAAACAAAGGTTCAGGTATAGTTTGCTGAGACATTACCACGAATTTCTTTTCCCACGATTTCCAGAAGACATGTTAAAAATGTATTCTGTTTCGTGCCAAAAGTTTGCTGAAGAAAGTAACAGCCGGTCGAATTACAAAGAGCTGGCCACCATGTTAAAACAGGTTCAAAAGATAGAAGGAGGAAAACCAATTGTGACCAAGTTGCTATCGCTTTTTAGGGATACCTATAAACGACGCCCGGCAATGATGGAGGAACTGGCTAGTCTAAAATAA